The genomic window CTTCAAATACTCCTTTTTTGAAGTCTAAACTCCAGAGTTCTAAGGCACAATCATCATCTGGATTGACTGGATAAATTAGCAAATTGAACTGCTGGAATTGGCGGTAATAATCACATTTGATTTGAGCGATCGCACCAATTTGTCGTCTATCTAATGCTACTGCTAATCTTAGCAGCGCACTCAACTGACTGACTATTTGGCGATGCTGTTTACTCAATAAATTACGATAATTTTCGTGTCGCTTTTTGGGTGGCGATTTGCGGTGATAACGGGCTAAATTGGCAATAATTTCGATTTCGGTTTCGTTGTAGCCGAGTAATTCACTATTCCGAATGAGATAGTAAGAGTGTTTATGGTGCGACGAATGGCTAATATGATGACCGCAATTGTGTAAAATTGCTGCCGCCCAAAGTAATTGTCGTTCATTTGTTCCCCAATGGTGGAGTTGTCCTTGGGTTTGGTCAAATAAACTTAAAGCAAAAGCAGCCACGCGATCGCTATATGCTAAATTGACTTGGTACTTACTCGCCTGCTTCAATACACTACGCTCACGCACCGAACTTTGAAAGCGTAGTCTATCTTCAATCAAGCCGTGGCTTAACATCCAGTCCACAATCACACCTTCCCGCAAGGCTCGCCCACAGGTTGAGATAGAGTCTATACCCAAAAGCATCATTGCTTCCTGCAAAACCACCGCCCCGGCTAAAATCACTTCAGAGCGTCTCTCTGGCATCCCTGGGACGACTGCTCTTTGCGCGTTGGTCATTTTCCGCAGGCGATTTACCCACTCTTGCAAGTCTGGGAGGGTGAATTTATAGCCATTGAGGGTAGAAGGGATAGTCCCCAACTTTTCCCGTGCATGAATCATGGCGATGGTTTCAATTGTGCCGGAAGTACCAATTAATTTGGGAAATTCGCCAAACTGGAGATTAGCTAAAACTTCATCTACAGAACGTTCCAACATCCCCCGCGCATAGGCTTGTAGGTACTGAAACTCAACATCTAAAATGGGGTCAGAACTGATTAACTCAGTAGTCAGGCGCACTGCACCGACTTTCGTGCTGGTGAGAGTACGCGGTTCGTCGCTATCGCCCAAAATGATTTCTGTAGAACCCCCGCCAATATCAATAATGATGTGAGCCTGGTTATGGAACTCCATCCCCGACAGCACACCTAAATAGATGCGTCGCGCTTCTTCTTGACCAGAAATCAAGTCAACGCATAAACCCAACTCTGATTCTACTTTGTGTAAAAAATCTTTACCGTTGGGAGCTTCCCGCACTGCACTAGTGGCGACAGCGATCATAGTTTCTGCATTAGCAGTTTTAGCCACCTTTTGGAAGCGTCCCAAAGCTGCGATCGCTTTATCCATTATCTCTGGTTTTAACTCCCCAGTAGCAATATCGCGATCGCCTAATCGTACAGTTTCTTTTTCTTTACCAATAATCGTAAAAGCTGGTAAAGTCGGGTCAATCCTGACTATCACCATGTGCAGGGAATTTGTTCCCATATCAATGGCCGCAATAATCCGGTGTTGCTTAACCGCTTGAGTATTGACACTCAAACAGTCAGCCGAAACTAAATTCAGCATCTAGTTTTCTCTCTCTATAAGGAAGGATCGTAAAAAAATCGCGTGTCGGGGTAGTTGGCACTGATATTGGTTGCAATCTACTTGTAATCAGGTTGACCGTATCGAGTCCACCTAATTTAAGTATATTCACCCTGTTATTTACTATTTTAGTCACAATCGCAGCGTCTTTGACGTTGCCACTAGAGATTGTGTTTTTACAAATATCAAAAAAAGATATTCTATAGATATAAAAATATATTACGAATTACGAATTACGAATTAGACCCCAATGTTAGAAAGTAACCAAGAACCAGTCTGGCTAACAATTATCCGGCTTTTGCGGTGGCATAAACCCGAAGGACGTTTGATTTTGATGATTCCTGCACTTTGGGCAGTATTTTTGGCTGCTGCGGGTAAGCCGCCTTTAGCATTGGTGGGGGTGATTGTCTTGGGTACTCTCGCCACTAGTGCGGCTGGGTGTGTGGTGAATGATTTGTGGGATAGGGATATTGATCCAGAAGTGGAAAGAACCCGCGATCGCCCCCTTGCTTCCCGTGCGTTATCTGTAAAAGTGGGGATAGGGGTGGGGATTGTCGCTTTAGCTTGTGCGGCGGTGCTGGCGTTTTATCTCAACACTTTGAGTTTTTGCTTGTCTGTGGCGGCTGTCCCTGTAATTCTCTTGTATCCTGGTGCAAAACGAGTTTTCCCAGTACCGCAATTGGTGCTGTCAATCGCCTGGGGTTTTGCGGTGTTAATTAGCTGGAGTGCAGTTACACAGAATATTTCTCAACCCACTTGGTTATTGTGGGGGGCTACTTTATTGTGGACATTAGGATTTGATACAGTTTACGCCATGAGCGATCGCGCAGATGATCGCCGCATTGGTGTTAATTCCAGTGCTTTGTTCTTCGGAGATTACGCACCTGTAGCCATTGGTATATTCTTTCTTGGTGCGATCGCTTTATTAGGGTGGCTAGGTGTTGCTATTCACCTAAAATTAGCTTTTTGGATTAGTTTAACTATTGGGACTATTGGCTGGTTTTGGCAGTTTCTCCAATTAAGAAAACCAGAATTACCTAATCCTGTTTATGGGCAAATGTTCCGTCAGAACGTTTGGATTGGTTTTATTTTACTAGGTGGAATGATTATAGGTTCTTTTTAGAGCAGGCGATGGAAAAAACCCTTCTCCAAACCTGCTCCGATGCTTTGGAGAGGCGTTTTCCAGATCCCGTGAAAAATCAGATATTGTCTCGGTCGCGGGACAGCATCTGATGCTGATGATGCAGAATCGTCCATCTTGATTCCTTCAATATTTCTCAGTTGGGAACTATTTACAGTGGCAAGTTCGCCATAAAGTCTAAAGAATAAGATAGTGCTGAAGACTTCATATCAGCCCACCAACGGGATATATATATCGTTTCGCCTTCAGGTGTATTGATATTTTCTGGCTCGGTTATTGGCTCAGATGTAGGTGATGTTTGCTGTAAAACTTCGCTAACGGGAACTGTTGGCGGGGTTCTCTCTAGGGCTAATTCCATCAGACTTACCCAATGAGATACAGCTATTTCTGCGTTGGACTGGTAGATAATCGCAATTGAAGCTGCATCAATATTGATTCGCACGTTTTTGACTACCGCATCAGTTTTCAACAACTTTTCTAATCTGCGTCCATAGGCGCGATCGCTAGTCAGTATTGGTAGGTGAAACCGAATCCTTCCAGGTATTTTATGTATAACACTATAGGTCACTTTAGCCGACCATGTTGTTAACTCTTTATCTTGTTTAACAATCGGTGTTTTATTTTCTTGGTTTGCAGATTTATCGTCGCTATCTGCTCTTTCACCGCTCATCTCACCAGCAATTAGTGGTTTTAAATAATCAATTACCCTGCGCGTTGCGTCTGCGGTAATCATATAAACGGGAATCGATGCTAAACCGCTAATTCCTAATCTACCTGTAACTGCTAACCCTGTCATCAAGGGAATGAAAGATATGGTCTGCTCTTTCCAAAAGTCAGCAGATTTCCAAGCTGCAAAGGGATCTGATATGGGTGCATCTGGGGTTATCTGAATATTTAGGGCTTGCAATATACCCAACATCTCAGACAGCGACAGTTGCTTTTCGTCAAAGTTAACTACCAAACTGCTTGTTTGCTGGTTGATAGAAACTTCTTTCACACCAGGATATTGCCGTAAATATTCGATGATAGTCTTACAGTTGGAGCTAAAACTATCATCAGTCGCTTTGATGCGTATGCGCCCATTTGTTGCGTGTACAACTTGCATACCAGTAGCAGAAAGTTTTAATTGTGCCTCTTTCACCACTTTACTGCTATTCATATTCATTTTTACTACATTGTTGTGACGCTGAGTAAAGCTTAAGTCAGAGAATCTTAGCTGATGCAGATTTTGACTTAAGCTTTCGCGACTAATAATAGTAATAGTTTGTGCCATTTATCCGATAACTGCACCTGGCTGATGAGGTTAACAATGGGTTAGGTATACATCAAAAAAATTGTTGGATCTTTTTATAAAGATATAATTTTTATTATGTATTCTTAACTACAGTTTTTTGATATTCTTCTTCAGTGATTCTATTTAGATGAGATTCTAGACGATCCACAAAAACAACACCATCTAGATGGTCATATTCGTGTTGAAATATACGAGCCACAAAGTTAGTTAACTCTTGTTTTTGTAATTTGCCATTGCGATCGATGTACTCAATTGCGATCGCTTGATATCGAGGAACTAAACCTCTAATACCAGGAACACTGAGACAACCTTCCCAATCTTTGCTCACTTCAGTCGAGTGAGCCACTATCTTGGGGTTGATCATGGCAGTTGGTTGCATTTCTGGCGCGTTGGGATACCTGGCGTTAGGACGGGAAGCCACAATAAATAAACGAACAGATTCCGCAACTTGTGGTGCAGCAATGCCGACACCATTCGCTTGAGCCGCAGTAGTGATTAAATCATCAATTAATTTTTGAATACGTGCATCATGAACATTTTCCACCCAAGCAGCTTTCTGTCGTAATATGCGATCGCCTAATTGGATGATGGATAGTGATTCACTCATTTGTAATCCTCCTTAAGAAATGTGAA from Nostoc sp. UHCC 0870 includes these protein-coding regions:
- the def gene encoding peptide deformylase translates to MSESLSIIQLGDRILRQKAAWVENVHDARIQKLIDDLITTAAQANGVGIAAPQVAESVRLFIVASRPNARYPNAPEMQPTAMINPKIVAHSTEVSKDWEGCLSVPGIRGLVPRYQAIAIEYIDRNGKLQKQELTNFVARIFQHEYDHLDGVVFVDRLESHLNRITEEEYQKTVVKNT
- a CDS encoding Ppx/GppA phosphatase family protein, with protein sequence MLNLVSADCLSVNTQAVKQHRIIAAIDMGTNSLHMVIVRIDPTLPAFTIIGKEKETVRLGDRDIATGELKPEIMDKAIAALGRFQKVAKTANAETMIAVATSAVREAPNGKDFLHKVESELGLCVDLISGQEEARRIYLGVLSGMEFHNQAHIIIDIGGGSTEIILGDSDEPRTLTSTKVGAVRLTTELISSDPILDVEFQYLQAYARGMLERSVDEVLANLQFGEFPKLIGTSGTIETIAMIHAREKLGTIPSTLNGYKFTLPDLQEWVNRLRKMTNAQRAVVPGMPERRSEVILAGAVVLQEAMMLLGIDSISTCGRALREGVIVDWMLSHGLIEDRLRFQSSVRERSVLKQASKYQVNLAYSDRVAAFALSLFDQTQGQLHHWGTNERQLLWAAAILHNCGHHISHSSHHKHSYYLIRNSELLGYNETEIEIIANLARYHRKSPPKKRHENYRNLLSKQHRQIVSQLSALLRLAVALDRRQIGAIAQIKCDYYRQFQQFNLLIYPVNPDDDCALELWSLDFKKGVFEAEFGVKLVAHLETSAIPTFS
- a CDS encoding HMA2 domain-containing protein, translated to MAQTITIISRESLSQNLHQLRFSDLSFTQRHNNVVKMNMNSSKVVKEAQLKLSATGMQVVHATNGRIRIKATDDSFSSNCKTIIEYLRQYPGVKEVSINQQTSSLVVNFDEKQLSLSEMLGILQALNIQITPDAPISDPFAAWKSADFWKEQTISFIPLMTGLAVTGRLGISGLASIPVYMITADATRRVIDYLKPLIAGEMSGERADSDDKSANQENKTPIVKQDKELTTWSAKVTYSVIHKIPGRIRFHLPILTSDRAYGRRLEKLLKTDAVVKNVRINIDAASIAIIYQSNAEIAVSHWVSLMELALERTPPTVPVSEVLQQTSPTSEPITEPENINTPEGETIYISRWWADMKSSALSYSLDFMANLPL
- a CDS encoding 4-hydroxybenzoate solanesyltransferase; amino-acid sequence: MLESNQEPVWLTIIRLLRWHKPEGRLILMIPALWAVFLAAAGKPPLALVGVIVLGTLATSAAGCVVNDLWDRDIDPEVERTRDRPLASRALSVKVGIGVGIVALACAAVLAFYLNTLSFCLSVAAVPVILLYPGAKRVFPVPQLVLSIAWGFAVLISWSAVTQNISQPTWLLWGATLLWTLGFDTVYAMSDRADDRRIGVNSSALFFGDYAPVAIGIFFLGAIALLGWLGVAIHLKLAFWISLTIGTIGWFWQFLQLRKPELPNPVYGQMFRQNVWIGFILLGGMIIGSF